From Draconibacterium halophilum, one genomic window encodes:
- a CDS encoding universal stress protein: MENQLVTILRISTPQLGSFVKDKLEQQGIEVFFTDEGLTSDERYNPDEVLLKVKARQSEKAIAELLQLHKEYDLDKVKDDASFTNMKKILFPVKLSEDCMNLCQYAIRLAIKENAEIKVLYVYPDPNFNHPSRYTASWEKYVRMELREAHEKAEQKLVNFSKELKKQVPPELFNAVKIHYRMLKGTPENVITAACKRYNPDLILMGTKAKKSVDGEFLGKTLINVIEQTHHSVLAVPLSAVFKGKEQINVMYSTDFYDADKSSLNKLLKTLKPFKKKIYCVHFDMNNAQKQQEKVNELNAMLDKDYSEYHIRSEFFESKDLIKGIEEFVANKDIDIISLSKVKHSGFYKLFHTDLVSTLMAKTNVPILIFPVSQEKEMPQLAH; this comes from the coding sequence ATGGAAAATCAATTAGTTACAATTCTTAGAATTTCGACACCGCAGTTGGGATCTTTTGTAAAAGACAAGCTGGAGCAGCAGGGAATTGAAGTATTTTTTACCGACGAGGGACTGACGTCTGATGAGCGATATAATCCCGATGAAGTACTATTGAAGGTGAAAGCCCGGCAATCGGAAAAAGCAATTGCTGAACTTTTGCAGCTACACAAAGAGTACGATCTCGACAAGGTAAAAGATGATGCAAGCTTTACCAATATGAAAAAGATTCTCTTTCCTGTAAAACTTAGTGAAGACTGCATGAATCTGTGCCAATATGCCATTAGACTGGCTATAAAAGAAAATGCCGAGATCAAGGTTCTATACGTTTATCCTGACCCGAATTTCAACCACCCAAGTCGTTATACGGCTTCCTGGGAAAAATATGTCAGGATGGAGCTAAGAGAAGCGCACGAAAAAGCAGAACAGAAACTGGTAAATTTCAGCAAAGAACTAAAAAAACAAGTTCCTCCTGAGCTTTTTAACGCCGTAAAAATACACTATCGAATGCTAAAAGGAACGCCTGAGAATGTTATTACCGCAGCCTGCAAACGCTATAATCCTGATCTAATTTTAATGGGAACCAAAGCAAAGAAAAGTGTCGATGGCGAGTTCCTTGGAAAAACGCTTATAAATGTAATTGAACAAACACATCACTCCGTTTTGGCAGTTCCGTTATCAGCGGTTTTTAAAGGAAAAGAACAGATAAATGTAATGTACTCAACTGATTTTTACGATGCTGATAAATCGTCACTCAATAAGTTACTAAAGACTCTGAAGCCTTTCAAGAAAAAAATCTATTGCGTCCATTTTGATATGAATAATGCTCAAAAGCAACAGGAAAAAGTGAACGAATTAAATGCAATGCTTGATAAAGATTACAGCGAATACCACATCAGAAGCGAATTTTTCGAAAGCAAGGACCTCATAAAAGGAATCGAAGAATTTGTGGCAAACAAAGACATCGACATTATTTCGCTGTCTAAAGTAAAACATTCAGGATTTTACAAACTGTTCCACACCGACCTGGTATCAACACTTATGGCTAAAACAAATGTTCCTATCCTGATATTTCCGGTATCTCAAGAGAAGGAAATGCCACAGTTGGCGCACTAA
- a CDS encoding universal stress protein encodes MNYRSNSILTHIPQNRDGESILKQALFFANALNMRIFLLDVLKTGPAFLHNPKSKRNQIRHQEALNKFTEFVNKSLGVDIPDNIILRIGWGKIINTLIAESERGGYDFVMIDKSEHANNEHLSRADISRYVGKSYCPVLSVNKEYPITEIKSIVVPIDIIQGTKKRLYWVTFFARRLKAKIHIVSALHIDIEETKSLAYKNAGKIKQMLEKRGVECVVKIVKIHDQEKHTAVLNYTEEVNAGMIIIRTHQESRFTGKKIGKFVSEIVHGCKKPVFTVGGVTQKYDLDDI; translated from the coding sequence ATGAACTATAGATCGAATAGTATTCTGACACACATCCCTCAAAACCGAGATGGAGAAAGCATTTTGAAACAAGCCTTGTTTTTTGCTAATGCATTAAACATGCGCATTTTTCTCCTCGACGTTTTAAAAACAGGGCCGGCGTTTCTTCACAATCCAAAATCAAAACGGAACCAAATTCGTCACCAGGAAGCCCTAAACAAGTTTACAGAGTTTGTAAATAAAAGTCTTGGTGTCGACATTCCGGATAACATAATACTAAGAATCGGATGGGGAAAGATAATCAACACGCTGATTGCCGAATCAGAACGCGGTGGATACGACTTTGTAATGATAGATAAAAGTGAACATGCTAACAACGAGCATCTTTCACGAGCCGACATTAGTCGCTATGTAGGCAAATCGTATTGTCCGGTGCTCTCGGTTAACAAAGAATATCCGATAACAGAAATTAAAAGTATAGTAGTACCGATCGACATTATTCAAGGCACAAAAAAAAGGCTGTACTGGGTTACTTTTTTCGCAAGACGGTTGAAAGCAAAAATTCACATTGTTTCCGCTCTCCACATCGATATTGAAGAAACCAAAAGCCTGGCGTACAAAAATGCCGGAAAGATTAAACAGATGCTTGAAAAAAGGGGTGTTGAGTGCGTGGTTAAAATTGTTAAAATACACGATCAGGAAAAACATACTGCAGTACTCAACTACACTGAAGAGGTGAACGCCGGAATGATAATTATTCGAACCCACCAGGAATCAAGATTCACCGGTAAAAAAATCGGAAAATTTGTTTCAGAGATTGTACACGGTTGTAAAAAGCCGGTTTTTACCGTTGGTGGTGTAACGCAAAAATATGATTTGGATGACATATAA
- a CDS encoding DMT family transporter produces the protein MQNYRKGIIYAAITAFLWGFLAIALKVAVRKVDPITVVWMRFVVAFIILATWQAFKTPQSFKILVKPPILLILAALALSWNYMGYMLGIHHTTPSNAQLFIQTGPLILAIAGFLIFKEKLLRNQIIGFSIAILGFSFFYRDQLQAFFETAGTYKLGILLTISGAVAWSVYAIIQKKLVRNHSVDSLNLMLFGLPAILYLPFIEFQPLLELHWTWWLLLLFLGANTFVAYTCIGNALKYIEANKVSIIIILNPMITFITMGILTELNVSWVEHERFSMVTIAGALLVFIGAVLVARKNKSR, from the coding sequence ATGCAAAACTACAGAAAAGGCATCATTTACGCAGCTATAACAGCTTTCCTTTGGGGCTTTTTAGCCATTGCCTTAAAAGTTGCCGTGCGTAAAGTCGATCCGATTACCGTGGTTTGGATGCGCTTTGTGGTGGCTTTTATTATTCTGGCCACTTGGCAGGCTTTTAAAACGCCGCAATCATTCAAGATTCTAGTAAAGCCGCCTATACTTTTAATCCTTGCTGCGCTGGCCCTTTCATGGAATTACATGGGTTATATGTTGGGAATCCACCATACAACACCAAGCAATGCCCAGCTTTTTATTCAAACCGGACCGCTTATTTTAGCTATCGCCGGCTTTCTCATTTTTAAGGAAAAACTACTCCGCAATCAGATCATTGGATTTTCCATCGCAATACTTGGTTTTTCTTTTTTCTACCGCGATCAGTTACAGGCTTTTTTCGAAACCGCCGGTACATACAAGCTGGGTATCCTGTTAACGATTTCGGGTGCTGTTGCCTGGTCGGTTTATGCCATTATACAAAAGAAACTGGTTCGTAATCATTCAGTCGATAGTTTAAACCTGATGTTGTTTGGATTACCTGCCATATTGTACCTGCCGTTTATTGAGTTTCAACCACTGCTTGAATTACACTGGACCTGGTGGTTGCTTCTGCTATTTTTGGGTGCCAACACATTTGTTGCCTATACCTGCATCGGAAATGCTTTAAAATATATTGAAGCCAATAAAGTCAGTATAATCATTATTCTCAATCCGATGATTACTTTTATTACTATGGGAATATTAACCGAGCTTAATGTTTCGTGGGTGGAACACGAGCGGTTTTCAATGGTTACCATTGCTGGCGCACTACTTGTTTTTATTGGTGCTGTTCTGGTTGCCCGCAAAAATAAATCGCGGTAA
- the pheT gene encoding phenylalanine--tRNA ligase subunit beta, translated as MKISYSWLKDYIKLEQSPEEICDILTQTGLEVGGLEEVETVKGGLAGLVIGEVITCEQHPNSDHLSKTTVNVGTNEALPIVCGAPNVAAGQKVVVATVGTTLYDGDQEFKIKKSKIRGEVSMGMICAEDEIGLGTGHDGIMVLDPHAKVGMPAKDYFNVESDWVIEIDLTPNRIDGASHIGAARDLAAFLKKTQDIKYTKPSVDDFKVDNNDLAIPVEVENTEACPRYAAVTISGIEVKESPEWLQNRLKMIGLSPINNIVDITNFVLFETGQPLHAFDADEITGGKVIVKTLPAKTKFTTLDEVERELDENDLMICNTEEAMCIGGVFGGIESGMKETSKNVFLESAYFDPVYIRKTARRHGLNTDASFRFERGVDPNGQIYALKRAALLIKEIAGGTISSDIIDIYPEPIEDFKVSVSFANITRLIGKDLGADAVKSILESLEIKIESENETGLELLVPAYRVDVKREADVIEEILRIYGYNNIEIPTQVKSSLQTADKPNPDSVKNLVAEMLTSQGFNEIWSNSLTKSSYYEGLKEYKDEQSVKMLNPLSADLNGMRQTLLFGGLECIAYNANRQNKNLKVYEFGNTYFYKGTQLKDQPANNYWEESHLGLFVTGNKEEESWTMKEEAASFYGLKTYAENILKRLGLSIDKMQIDECEDELFCEALAYTLNNKVVLKLGVVAGKWLKKFEIENPVYYADFNWDSVFKAHKKHKVLFDELPKFPAVRRDLALLLDKPVKFSQLKEAAFKMERQLLREVDLFDVYEGKGVPDGKKSYAVSFILRDDNKTLKDKQIDKSMQKLIKAFERDFGAELR; from the coding sequence ATGAAGATTTCATATTCCTGGTTAAAAGATTACATTAAACTGGAGCAATCGCCCGAAGAGATTTGCGATATTTTAACGCAAACCGGTTTAGAAGTAGGCGGTTTAGAAGAGGTTGAAACAGTAAAAGGAGGTTTGGCAGGTTTGGTAATTGGTGAAGTTATTACCTGCGAGCAACACCCCAATTCGGACCATTTAAGCAAAACAACTGTAAATGTTGGCACCAATGAAGCTTTACCAATTGTTTGTGGTGCGCCAAATGTGGCAGCCGGACAAAAAGTTGTTGTGGCTACTGTTGGAACTACGCTTTATGATGGCGACCAGGAATTTAAAATTAAAAAATCGAAGATCCGTGGCGAAGTGTCGATGGGTATGATTTGTGCCGAAGATGAGATTGGACTGGGTACAGGGCACGACGGTATTATGGTACTTGATCCTCACGCCAAAGTGGGAATGCCGGCAAAAGATTATTTTAATGTTGAATCGGACTGGGTAATTGAAATCGATCTTACACCCAACCGTATCGACGGAGCTTCGCATATCGGAGCAGCACGCGATTTGGCAGCGTTCCTGAAAAAGACACAAGACATTAAATATACGAAACCATCGGTTGACGACTTTAAAGTTGACAACAACGATCTGGCAATTCCTGTTGAAGTTGAAAATACTGAAGCCTGCCCGCGTTATGCAGCGGTTACGATTTCAGGAATCGAGGTAAAAGAGTCGCCTGAATGGTTGCAAAACAGATTAAAAATGATTGGTCTTTCACCAATAAATAATATTGTTGACATTACCAATTTTGTGTTATTTGAAACCGGCCAACCTTTGCACGCTTTTGATGCTGATGAAATTACCGGTGGAAAAGTGATTGTAAAAACATTACCGGCCAAAACCAAGTTCACAACGCTTGATGAAGTGGAACGTGAACTGGACGAAAACGATTTGATGATTTGCAACACCGAAGAAGCCATGTGTATTGGTGGTGTTTTCGGAGGTATCGAATCAGGCATGAAAGAAACAAGCAAAAACGTGTTTTTGGAAAGCGCGTATTTCGATCCTGTTTATATTCGTAAAACAGCTCGTCGTCATGGTTTAAATACTGATGCATCGTTCCGTTTTGAGCGTGGTGTTGACCCAAACGGACAAATCTATGCGCTTAAACGTGCCGCATTATTGATTAAAGAAATTGCCGGAGGAACGATCTCTTCTGACATTATTGATATTTATCCGGAGCCGATTGAAGATTTTAAAGTGAGTGTTTCGTTTGCAAACATCACCCGTTTAATCGGTAAAGATCTTGGTGCTGATGCCGTAAAAAGTATCCTGGAATCGCTGGAAATAAAAATTGAAAGCGAGAACGAAACAGGTTTGGAATTACTGGTTCCGGCTTACCGTGTTGATGTAAAACGTGAAGCCGATGTAATTGAGGAAATCCTTAGAATTTACGGTTACAACAACATTGAAATTCCCACCCAGGTAAAATCTTCGTTGCAAACTGCTGATAAACCAAATCCTGACAGTGTTAAAAACCTGGTGGCAGAAATGCTGACTTCTCAAGGTTTTAACGAAATCTGGTCGAACTCGTTAACAAAATCGAGCTACTACGAAGGATTAAAAGAATACAAAGATGAGCAAAGTGTAAAAATGCTCAATCCGCTAAGTGCCGATTTAAATGGCATGCGCCAGACTTTGTTGTTCGGAGGATTGGAATGTATTGCCTACAATGCCAACCGTCAGAATAAAAACCTGAAAGTTTATGAATTTGGGAACACCTACTTTTATAAAGGAACGCAGTTAAAAGATCAGCCGGCTAATAATTACTGGGAAGAAAGTCATTTGGGACTATTTGTGACCGGTAACAAAGAAGAAGAAAGCTGGACGATGAAAGAAGAAGCTGCTTCGTTCTACGGCTTAAAAACATATGCTGAAAATATTCTGAAACGACTTGGTCTTTCCATAGATAAAATGCAGATTGACGAATGTGAGGACGAGTTATTCTGTGAAGCGCTGGCTTATACACTCAATAATAAAGTTGTACTGAAATTAGGTGTTGTTGCCGGAAAATGGTTGAAGAAATTTGAAATTGAAAACCCGGTGTATTACGCCGACTTTAATTGGGACAGTGTTTTCAAAGCACATAAAAAGCATAAAGTATTGTTTGACGAACTTCCTAAATTCCCGGCAGTTCGTCGCGACCTTGCCTTGTTACTTGACAAGCCGGTTAAGTTTAGCCAGTTAAAAGAAGCTGCCTTTAAAATGGAACGCCAGCTATTGCGCGAAGTCGACTTGTTTGATGTGTACGAAGGTAAAGGTGTACCTGATGGTAAAAAATCATATGCTGTAAGTTTCATCCTGCGCGATGACAACAAAACGCTAAAAGACAAGCAGATTGACAAGAGCATGCAAAAGTTAATAAAAGCTTTTGAGCGGGATTTTGGAGCAGAATTAAGATAA